The sequence TTTGGGGTAAAGCATTCCTGGGAAACTTCAACAAGAAAGCATTCCTCAGACAAAGTTTGTTTCTGACATGTTGGGATACCATATTAGTGTTTTAATGTCCATTACTGTGATATTATGTAACATAGCCCCAATTTATGTTCACTATGATGAATTAATGCGAGTTATAGTTTCCCTCTACCTTGGGTTTCAAGCTTGCTTAACAACTAATAATACTGTTTTAGGCTTGACAGTTTGCTGCATCCTTCCATAACCAAACAACCCTAAGCAAGGACAAAGATAATATCTATAACATTTActctcttcatctttaatatatttattgctCCAAATCAAGTAAATGAGAATCTCTTGGTGACTTTACAATACTAGTCTGCCATTACAATTCAATGTTATTCTCTTGCAATCAAATTTATCATTatatttcacgttttttttaactataaaatttGTAATTAATGATCCTAAAACAATGAGATCTTCCCAGCCTCTTTAAagctcatttttatttattatcaaTTCAATGAATTAGAAGAACACTAAAATTGATACGGAGATCTTACAACACTTGCAGGCTAGCATAAAAGCCAACATCATATTTCTAGAAAGCAAGAAAATTAGACACTCCAACACACATTCGTATAGTTGATAGAACTGAAATCTAAACAGAGAAAAGGTGCATCAGACAGACCGTAAGTAATGCATAAAGGCTCAGGGTATGGATTTTGTTCTCTTTTCGACAATAATATTTGTCACAAGATTCTTAGATTCGGTATCTCTCTCTCATAAATAAGTAGATGCCTGTACCACCAAAACACGGCTACACAGGCAAGCTAGGTTTATAATACAATCTTTACGCAAACATGAACCATCCAAATATTTAGGTCTTCCAATGAAATAAGAAACACAAGGGTAAAAAGGGTGCCCGGTcacactacgcgtccccgctgagcgagggtccggggtgggatgggtgtattgggggcaagccttcccctgccaatttatttggcaagaggccgctcctaagactcgaaccaatgacctcttggtcacacgacaacaacgtttaccgttgcgcgcCCTCAAGAAACACAAGGGTAAtgcaaaaaaataaactaatcGCTTTCAGCATACACTAGTATACCAAAAACATATCAGTTCATTTAGAAGTCGAAAACAAGAATCATTCTCATAGATCGCTACCCTTTTTCAATGTAACCATCACTAGAATTAAGAAGCAAGAAAATATTCATCTGATTACACAACTTAAATGGCACTGGCAGAAAGAAGCATGTTTGGCAAGATGTTAAGAGAGAATTCCATCTATAATACAGGATACACCTTCTTAGAACTCAACCTCAACAATCAtagaaaattatatttctttCCGCAGATCTTTGATAATAACTAAAACCAAAGATGACAGACACCAAGTGAGCGTCACGAAACAAGCATTCTTTGACATCAGGACAAAACATGAGGTTATGTTAAGTAAAACAAACAGTACAAAATGTCATCTTGGTCCAActttcattttgaatttcagTATGGCGAGTGGGTTACATATCATGTTGCTGTAATCTGTATGTATCACTTAAACCTATAAAGTCTGCTATGAGCTAGTTGGGGAAGGGGCTCATACTGTATACAATAGCCCCTTCAATCaaattttgtaaataaaaatccTTTTCTGAGTTACAATTATAAAAAGGCAAATAATTTCAATGATCATAATAATATTaggaaaacaaataaataaataagtgagTTATAGAAAACCAGTTCCTGCATGACAATGGTGCAAAAGGTTATGAGCCATAGCATCCCTAGCCTTGATTGAAGTTACTGATCTCAATGCGACCTCAGGAACCATTTCATCATCGAAAAGCTCAGTATTAAGCTTGGGATCGATTTCCTCTTTACGAATTTCGCAAATGTTATGCAAGACACAACAAGCCCCAAGAACCACAGGCAAGTCCTGCAGTTTGACCTCAGTTCTTTTATGCAAGCAACTCCATCTCCCTTTCAACCTAGTAAAAGCATCCTTAGCTACTTTCTGAATTTCAGCAATCTTCTCATTAAAAGCATGTTGAGTCCATGTTAAATGTTGTTGGGTGTAAGGCACCAAAACCCAATCCATCAAAGGATAGCCTGAACTTCCAACAATCCAAACATCCTTCAAAAGCCCTCCATTTGCTCTTTGATATAAAGCAGACTTCTCCAACACCTGATCATCAGGCATTGAACCAGGCCAACCGATACAAACATCAGTAAAAACTCCTCTGGGATCAACTACTCCTTGAACTGTAATTGAGTAAGATGTTTTCTGATTCCTCTCAGTATGTTTCTTATTGAAATAAGCAGCAACACTAATCTTTGGAGCTATAATAGGAATATGAGTAGTGTACATAGAGCCAACAACATTAGGGATTCCTGAAATtgattcaaattcatttttgATCTTATTGAGACTATCCTCATCAGGCCATTGTAAATATTTAGGCATTAGAACATTTCTAATAGCAGAACAAACTTCAAGAACTAATTTATGACAAGTAGAAATCCCTAAACCAAACCTTTTGGAGACAAGTCTAAGTGGTTCACCAGTAGCTAATCTCCATATACAGACAGCAACCCTTTGCCTGACAGGAATTGCATTTCTCAAAGTAGTATCCTCTTTAGCTATGAAAGAATGGAGCTCCTCACAAATCAATTCAAAAGTAGCTTTACTCATTCTGAAAGATTGCTTGAAATCCTCTTCTGGATAATCAGGGCGATTGCATTCATCCCACCATTCTTTATCTCTGTCCTTAACCCACAACCTTCTTTGTTGACCGCCACCAGCACTCCCTTGTTTACCGGGGAGCCCATTATTAGAGACAGAAGAAACGGCGACGGCTCCGGCAGCAGCAATTGCGCGAGACTTGTGGCGCTTGACTCTGTGAGTTTGTTCAACTTGTGAGTAATACTGTTGAAGATTGGAATAGTAATCAACCATAGTTTTGGTGGTTTTGTTGTGGTTAGAATCGAGTAATTGCTTCTCTTGAGATAAGGCCGTGGTCTGGTGTTGTTGATCGGTGTGCTCTTGGTCCTCTAATAAGATCAAAGAAGTGATAATACCCTTCAAATCTTTGGTCTTGTTGTTGGTGGTGTGTTGTTCAAAGGAAATATTATCATCATCTTGTTGTAGCGTCTTCTTTCTGGGCCTTTTCTTGGTTTCATTCATTTGGTTAAGCAAGGTGAGGATTGAAGAAAGCAGGGTTGTTGGTTTTCGAAAGAAAGGAGATTCATAGAAAGAGTTTGTTTTGGTTTTTGGAAGAAATAGGAAGAAAAGTCTTCTCTTctgttgggttgggttgggttgggttgggttttGATTTTAGAAAGCAAGTGTGAACACAGACGTTGACAATAATGGAAACAAGTAGTAGTAGGCGTTTTAACTTTTAATATCaatcaatccaatccaatccaatcgcTTATTAAGCGCCAATCTCCTACCTTACACAATTTCATACAAAAAGGCAAGAATTTATGCATAATTTGGTAAATCTCTAAATTATATCTTAGTACAATTTTGGAAGGTGAAAACATTTTGGATACCCATAAATCTCATTTGCCTCATTAAATCATACAATTAAAATTAGTTAGTTTTTACTCTCCTCAAATCAACAAAATGTCCTTAAACTTTGCAAAACCCAATACAAAGGGATCATATGAACATGGATATCTTTCAAAGTCTCTTTCCTGATCATAGACCACCATTGACTTTCTTTGAACCCTTAGTACCGAAATGGGTTCTTTACAAGAAAGAATTACTTCTACCAAAGAAGGGTCCATAACTTCTATTCAAGCCGTTTATGTACCTGCGGCAATCGGGTTTCCGCCTTTATTTATTTGGTCGTGCTGCTATGATGTAACGGGTGTGGTGTTGACATTCGAAAAtgtgttttcttttttcttttacaaCATCGGTattgttgttggaaaaaaaaaagattcagAACATCAtgatattataaaatacatataaaagagaaaaatagaaatagTGTCAGTTGCAAATTTATATCCAAAATTTTACCATGTTACTCTTACTAATTTTGTGCCAAAATTTTCTACTTTTTACCTTACAACATTTTCACGTATATTCCCAATAATCTTGTAACAAAATGTCAtcgttcttccttctctcccaTGCCctcccttttctttttgttttgtttttgccaTCTTTTATCGCTTCAATCCAATGCATCTATCCATCTCCATTTTCTctttctccccctctctctatCTCAAATCCTCTATGCAAAATTTTTGGTGAATTAAGCCTCATTAGTCTCCATTAAAGTAATCCCACTTCACACTCACATAGGTGCATCCTTTTtcatagattaatataaataaagaatCATGAAAAGTACAACTTAACCTTTCCCATTTTATATCACTGTTTACATCATATGAATGGGCTAGGGTTGACCCCTACAGTGACCTCACAAGATTTATGTAATTAGGTTGTTACAttgaacctagatcttgggatctccagtcaacAAGGTTGAGTCTCATTCATTTCAATGCATTTTCAACTTGCTCTCAGTTCAACCCTTTGCTTAGTAGATTTGTTGTATTATCATTTGGTCCTACAAAATCAACATAGATAACACTTGTTGAGATCAATTGTCTAACGGTGTCATGTCAATGACATATGTTAATATTTTTTCGTTATATATCATGTTTTATACTCTGTTAACTCCTGCTTGattatcataatatatacaaATTTTTGGCGCATGTTTTGGTCGTATAGGAATATCCTCCAAGAAGTTTCCTACTGACTCAACTTCCTCTCTGATTTTATCCAAGGGATACAAACTCAGACTTCATAGTCTAATTATAATCGATTGCCTTGAGGATTTTCAGGACACTGCTCTTCTTGCTAGAATAAACATGCATCTGTTCGTGCCTTTGGAATCTTTTATATCAGATATCCAACTTGCATCAGAGAATCCTTTTGACATAGTAGGTTCTCTTGCACATTGCAATCTGTAAATACCTAAGTATTCTTACAATTTCTTTCAATTGGTTTTCCCCTGGATTACTCATGGATCTACTTGAACCAATGATAGTAAAAGCAATATCAGGCCTTATATAACTCATGAGATACATCAGACTGCCTATAACACTTGTGTATTCTACTTGGTCAACACTTTCACCTTTATTTTTAGACAGATGTTAACTAGCGTCAGTTGGAGTTCTGGCGATATCATGATCATCCTTACTAAACTTGCCAAGAATTTCGTTCATGTAGTATGACTAGTTAAGATGAGACCATTAGGTGAATGTTTGATCTAGATACCCAAAATCACATATGCAAATCTCATATCTTTCATATCAAACCGTGAGTTTAACATGTACTTGGTGCTTTTTACCATCTTATTGTTACTTCCACAATGATATGTCATCATTATATAAACACAAAATGATATATCATTTGTTTGTAGTTTTGACATAAACACATTTGTCACACTCATTTATTTGATAGCCATTACCCATCATGGCATCATCAAACTTTTTATGCCATTGTTTTGGTGTTTGCTTCAATCCATATAAAGACTTCACCAATTTACAGACTTTTCTCGTTCGATGTAGATCTCTTCATCTAGATctccatttaggaaagttgtCTTAACATCCATCTGATATATTTCAAGATTCCACAAAAGCGGAAATTGCAAGTACCATCCTAATAAACGTTATCATAGACACGAGATAATATGTGTCAAAGTAATTAAGGCATTTCTTTTTGTCTATAACCTTTTATAACCAATTTGATCTTATACTTATCAATTGTTCCATCTTCTTTCATTTTCCGTTTGAAAATTCATTCAGAACTTAGTGGTTTCATTCTTGAAGAGAGGTCCACTAATTTCCACAAATTCACTCCTTATagccttttttttataaagggcTTTCTGTTGAGCTTACAACTTCTTTGTAGGTCTAAGGCTCGGCCTCTACCATATAGGTTAGAAAATCTAGTCCAAAAGATTTTTCCACCCTTGCTCTTTTACTCTTTCTATGCTCTACCTCATCCTCAACTTTAACCACAACTTCTTGTTAAAGGTCTTGACTGTTTTCATCAACAGTCTCTAGAGTCCGGTTAGATCTCGAACCATCCTCGTTTTCCTTATATGGAAATATGTTTCAAAGAACGAGGCATTCTTTGACTCTATGGTGGTGTTCTTATGAATCTTAGGATTCTTAGATTCATACACAAGAACTCGATATGCATTATTATGAAGCACATAACCAATGAAAATACAACCCACCATATTTGGACatattttcattctctttgGAAATTGAGCCATTACTTTAGCAAGAGTCCCCCCATACGTTCAAGTAATTATatgaaggttttattcctttCTACAATCCATGTGGTGTCTTGTCTAATTTCTTATGGGACACTTTATTTAAAAGGTGATTAACTGAAAATAGACTCCCCCCCACATGTTCTGTGCCAACCTAGAAATGTTTGGTATTGTGTTCATCATTTCCCTTAAGGTACAATTTTTGGAATTAAGGTTTCAAGAGATTGTTGGTCTTGTCTCAAGAGACATACATCAACAAGATTCTTGAATGATTCAATATACGAGATTACAAACCCATAGATTGCCCAATAGGCAGAGCAACTACGTACAATTTACTCTCTATGTTATCTAAAAGGATATGCAATCAGAATAATACACATATGCAAATTGGATAAAAGACTTGGATATGAG comes from Euphorbia lathyris chromosome 8, ddEupLath1.1, whole genome shotgun sequence and encodes:
- the LOC136202577 gene encoding protein ALP1-like; translated protein: MNETKKRPRKKTLQQDDDNISFEQHTTNNKTKDLKGIITSLILLEDQEHTDQQHQTTALSQEKQLLDSNHNKTTKTMVDYYSNLQQYYSQVEQTHRVKRHKSRAIAAAGAVAVSSVSNNGLPGKQGSAGGGQQRRLWVKDRDKEWWDECNRPDYPEEDFKQSFRMSKATFELICEELHSFIAKEDTTLRNAIPVRQRVAVCIWRLATGEPLRLVSKRFGLGISTCHKLVLEVCSAIRNVLMPKYLQWPDEDSLNKIKNEFESISGIPNVVGSMYTTHIPIIAPKISVAAYFNKKHTERNQKTSYSITVQGVVDPRGVFTDVCIGWPGSMPDDQVLEKSALYQRANGGLLKDVWIVGSSGYPLMDWVLVPYTQQHLTWTQHAFNEKIAEIQKVAKDAFTRLKGRWSCLHKRTEVKLQDLPVVLGACCVLHNICEIRKEEIDPKLNTELFDDEMVPEVALRSVTSIKARDAMAHNLLHHCHAGTGFL